A window from Thalassophryne amazonica chromosome 15, fThaAma1.1, whole genome shotgun sequence encodes these proteins:
- the exosc1 gene encoding exosome complex component CSL4 isoform X2: protein MAPVSWCVPGDKLCSENECAAGAGVYCRLGHIYSSRAGYVLKKDQGEELPVISVVRNTETQLLPDVGAVVTCKVTSINSRFAKVRILYVGSTPLKEHFRGMIRKEDVQATEKDKVDTYKSFRPGDIVIAKVISLGDVQSTYLLSTAENELGVVVAHSQAAAA from the exons ATGGCGCCCGTGAGCTGGTGTGTTCCCG GTGACAAACTGTGCAGTGAGAACGAGTGTGCCGCTGGTGCAGGAGTTTACTGCCGTCTTGGACACATCTACTCCTCAAGAGCAGGATACGTGCTGAAGAAAGACCAGGGCGAGGAG CTGCCGGTGATCTCGGTGGTGAGGAACACAGAAACACAGCTCCTCCCAGATGTTGGCGCCGTGGTCACCTGTAAG GTGACCAGCATCAACTCCAGGTTTGCGAAGGTCCGCATCCTGTACGTGGGCTCTACACCACTGAAGGAGCACTTCAGAGGGATGATCAG AAAAGAAGACGTGCAGGCGACAGAGAAAGACAAG GTGGACACCTACAAAAGCTTCAGACCTGGTGACATCGTCATCGCAAAAGTG ATTTCTCTGGGTGACGTGCAGTCGACCTACCTGCTGTCCACAGCGGAAAACGAGCTGGGTGTGGTGGTGGCTCACAGCCAAGCAG ctgcTGCGTGA